A stretch of DNA from Candidatus Gastranaerophilales bacterium:
CAAAATTATCAGTTTAGCATTATTCCCGTTCAGTAATAATAAGCGATGAATTTCACTCAAACCCCTAAAATATTCCCGTACGGTAAACTTAAAGGTTTTTAAAATGGAATTTAAAAACTTTTAAAACAAAATTTCTTTAACATATTTTTTCAGTCTGTCGATATCTGTTTTAAATTCTTTTTCTGCGGCGGCTGTACCATATAATGTTGATTTATCGCAAATGGTATTTTTGCCTTTAATAAATATGGCTGCATCGGCAGGCTACGGTGCGTTAATTCAAGAACGAGAAATGACAAAAGATTTCATTGCTTTTGCGAAAAAATGGCTTACGGATATCACTGTTGCATCGTCAAAACATCTTATGGTTTTCACCGTAAAAGGTAATTCAATGGCTGGCGAAATCAATGACGGTGACTTGATTATCGTAAATGATTCGATGAATGATTTATCAAATGACGGAACTTATGTTGTGAGTATTGATGACAAATTATACGTTAAACTCCTGCAAAGAATCCCTGGAAATAAAGTTCAGGTAGTGAGCAAAAACCAAGAATACTCCCCTTTCACAGTAGACTTAGAAACCGAACACTTTAAAATCATCGGCAAAGTCATCTGGTCAGGCGGGAAAAAAGATAGGTATTGATAATACATATTAAATTTGGTGGCTATGATCAAAGCGATTTAGAGAATATTTGAAGTTGAATAACATAATATAGAGGATTACAAAAATGAATGAAGAATACAATCAGTTATCATTAGAAACAGACGAAATAGAAAAACAAATTGAAAATGAAGAAAAGTCATCACCATATAATAATGAAGATCGAAAACTAATAACACAACCTTATGATATGAGCGTATCTACAGTGGTGGAACAAATTAAATCGGGAGATATTCAATTGGGCCCAGAATACCAACGAATGTACCGATGGCAAAACGATAAAGCCTCCAAATTTATCGAGTCTTTATTATTAAACATTCCTATCCCTACTGTGTTTTTAGCAGAAGAAGAAGATGTTACATATTCTGTAATTGATGGCAGCAAAACTTAAAATACTATAAAGAGAAAGTTAAATTAGATAAATTACAAGAATTATATGATGTTATATTGAAATTTGATGATGTATTTAAAAGATTAAATCCTTCATACAACGAAATCCCAATTTTATTGAACGAAATTGATAAACTTCGAAAAAATATAACTTCTGATGTTGAATTATCAACTGCATTAAATGATTTTAACAGTATTTATTGGTTAATTAATCGTTTCTTAATAACACTGAATGACCCAGGGAATAAAAAAAGTGCTGAAATTTCTGAAAGTTCTAAGAAAGAATTAGAAAAAATTCAATCAATAGTTCAAGATTTAATTTTGAAAATCCCACTAAAAGCAGAGCAATTGAAAAACATAATTCAAAAGGAATTGGCATGATTTCTGTAAATAAGATACGAATTAATTTAACACTTGCTTCAAAATATATTTATTTGTCAGCCAAAAACATTGTTTTGTAAAAGGTTTTCCATTTGGCAGCTCGTAACAATCGTTTTTATCTTGCCCATGGGGACGGACGTGAGATACTTCATTAAAAGTCATTCCCGGTAGATTATTGTAATCCTTGCCACTTTTTGTCGTAATTTTAATTCCGTCTTTTATAACCTTTACAGTTTCTTCCCAGACTTTTTTAACTTCTTCCAAATCTGAGACGGGCATATTCCAAAACATAACTCGCTCAAAAATCAAAACCCCTGTTTTATCAAACTTAAAAATAATGAACATAAATTTCGTTTGTGAAAACAAATTGTACATATAGGAATCTTCCCAAGTCTCTTCGATAATTTCTTTAAATTTAAATGTCGGGAAAGACATACTTTCTTTTACAGTATTATTGCTTTCTATTCGGATAGTTTTCGGAGCAATATTTGCTTTTATAAATTCTTCTGTTTTTGCAATACTTCCCTTAACTCCAAGGATAGCAGCAACAATCCTTTCGTTAACCTGTTTCATCTTTGGATTAAGATTAAATTCTTTAATCAATGAATCTTGAGTTCTTCCATAATATGGACGGAGTTTATTTTCAATGTATTCTTCAAATCCAACTTGAGCAAGAGTTTTTTCATCGCTAATCAATGTTTCTTCGGGCTTTTCACCAAATGCATAATTATTTAGGACATAAGTCATATAGGACTGTTTTAGGCAGAAAGCTCTTTGATTTGCTTTTATATCGCAACATGGTTGATTTCTTAAATCTTTATCACCGCCGGCACCTTTACGACAAGCCCCAAGATACAATGTATCACCTTCGGAAAGTTCATGAGCTTTTCCATCTCTGATTTTTTGAACAATTTTTTGCCAATCTTGTTTTATAATTATCAAATCTTTTTCAGGATATTCAAAAAGAATGGCTGAAAGTACTTTGAAATCTTTGACTTCAAGGTCTTTGAGGTATTCATAATACATCAACAATATTTTTTGATTTTTCGCCCAAAAATGACTTGTTTCAAAGCTTACCTTTACTTCTGCCATATAATCAATAACATTGAGGACTAAACGCTCTTTCGCAGTTTTCTTTCCTGATTTATTTTTTATAAACGGTGTAACTTTAAGCTCAACACCCAATTCTTTAAAATCAGCTTCCGGGCGTGAATTAACTTTTCTTCCAAACCAACATTCTTCAAACATTTGACCGACATTGCCTTTGTTTTTGCCTGTAGCAAGTCTCCCTGTACTATCAATTGAGCCGAAAGGAATATCAATTGCTTCTTTTGCTCTCGTCAATAAATCTGTTGTTGTTTTGTAACTTTTTTCTTGCATTTATGCCACCTTCACCCCATGTATGGTAACATAATTGAGTAGGAGAAAATAGGATTTTTAATCAAAATTAACATGGTGCAAGAAAAGAATAAAATCAGAATTGTTGAATTATTTGCCGGTGTCGGAGGCTTTAGGCTCGGATTTGAGCGGACTTCTGATGTTTTTGAAACCGTTTGGGCCAATCAATGGGAGCCTGGACGAATTACACAATATGCTTATGATTGTTATAAAACACGCTTTGGAGAAAATCATAATTGTATAAATAAAAATATTTCTTTGGTTAAAGATGATGTTCCCAACCACGACCTGCTCGTAGGCGGTTTCCCTTGTCAAGATTATTCTGTTGCTAAAACAGGTGCAAAGGGAATTAACGGCAAAAAAGGGGCTCTATGGTGGGATATTGTTGATATTGCTGAAAAGAAACGTCCCCAATATATTTTGCTTGAAAACGTTGATAGATTGCTTAAATCTCCTGCTGCACAACGTGGAAGAGATTTCGGGATAATACTTAGAGGTCTAACAGACTTAGGTTATGCTATTGAATGGCGAGTTATAAATGCTGCAGAATACGGTTGTGCTCAAAGAAGACGCCGTACATTTATTTTTGCAGTACATGAATCAGCTTCTTTTTATAATAAATTATTACAAACACCTAAATTTAAAGTATTAACTGAATGTGGATTTTTTGCTTCTGAATTCAAAGTTGATAAAAATATAATTTCAGAAAATGAAATAAGCGTTTGCGATATTTCGAAGAAAAAATATGCATCGCTAGTTTCTGTATCTGAAAAATTTAACATGCAATTTTGCAATACAGGAATTTGCATTGAGGGCAAAATTCACACGATTGAAACGACACCAATTATGCAATCGCCGATAACACTTAATGATATTTGTCTTAAATTTGAAGTTGATGCCAGATTTTTCTTAAATGGTAGCACAGAAAAATGGCAGTATTTGAAAGGTTCAAAGCGTGAACCGAGAGTCAAACCTAACGGGGAAAAATATTTTTATACTGAAGGGTCTATGGCTTTCCCTGATCACATGAATATGCCAAGCAGAACAATGCTTACAAGTGAATCTTCTTTAAACAGAAGCACACATGTTATTGTTGATTATAAAACTAAAAAAATGAGGCTGCTTACGCCTATTGAATGTGAAAGACTTAACGGATTCCCTGATGATTGGACAAACACAGGAATGCCTGAGAAATTTAGATATTTTGTAATGGGCAATGCACTTGTTGTTCCTATAATTGAAAGAATAGGTAGTAACCTCCTAAATATTATTAACAGCGAAAAAGTTATTTCACTTCCAGTCGAAAGTAAAGTTTTGGCACAAGTCTAAAAAGATTATAAATTAACCCCCAAAAAGCATTCAAAAAGCCATGCTTGTAATTTTCATAATATTGCCCAAAATCATTATTTTATAATGATTTCAGATGGGTAAACTCTTAATATGCTATAATTAGGAAATGAAGTTACACAAAACACAAAAAGGAGCCAAAGATGGAAATGACGATAAATCATTTAAATAAACTTATTGAGACAGGGAAGCAAATTCTGAAAACCAAAGAATATTATAATGTCAATGATAATTTTTCGGGGGTAGTTGTCGTTAATATAAATGCCGAAGGCTATAGGGTAAATTCTGAATTGTTTACAAGATGGAAAGCAGATATTGATATTTTTTTAGGAATGAATCAACTATTTTCAAAATCTTACGACTCCTTTAAGGAAAAACATAAACTAAATTCATTCGACGAAACAAATAGGTGTTTAACAATATTAATGGCTTTAAAAGATTATATTGAACAATATTTACAAAAGAATATTGATATAAATACTAATAAAGCCGTTCGTGCCAAAGTTGGATTTTGAAAATAAAAGTCAGATATAAAAGAAAGGCAAAACATGATTAATTTTAATATTCACGAAATGTGTCGCAAGGATTTGAAAATCTTATTGCAGTCATAACATCTATTATTAAATTTATTACGGTTTTCATTGCAATAAAAACTTATTTATCCAATATTACAAGCTCTTGTTTTTTAAATGATAAGAAATATTCTTCATCTGATAGTTCAATGCTAGGATAGTCAGAAAAATCTTCAAATTTGCCTTCAAGTAAATTTATACATTTATGTTTATAGCCCAAATATAAACAATGAGGAATAATAAATTCTTTCACAAATGGATTATTTTGATATTCTTTGCATACAAAATTCTTTATACCTGGAGGATTTTCAATAAACCACGGACGAAACCCAAGTGCGGTAAAAAAATAATCTATTATCTCATGTATTAAATTTACGGCTTGTAATGCTTTTTCTCTTCCATTGTTAAATATACTTTTATTATAGTGTACCGATTCAGTACGAAGCTTTTTTAATTTTTCAAAGCAGGTCCAAATATCTTGATTGTCAATGAATTCCCATTTTTTCAAAACTTTTATCATAAAACTCCAATCATCACAGGATTGTTTATTATAAATTGTTTTAATCTCTTTTGTGTTAAAAAGATCTTTTGCTTGTGCTTTATAGTAATCTCTCAGTTTAAACATAAATTCATTTAAAATTCTCTCCCCAAGGGTGCAAGCACCAACCCATGCAGTATAATAATTCCCAAAAACAAAGGTTTTGTATATTTGGCCATATAGAAGATTTTCTTCAGATGAAATTAATATTGGAGCTTTTTTTAAGTCTTTTAAGTTTTGAAGTTTTTCTTCAACATTGTTTTCACCAAAATCTTGGATGATGCTATTAACTGTATCATCCAAATCTAAGCTATTTCTTCTGAAATCAAAAAAATAATTAACAAGTCTATATCTTTTCATAACTTAATTATACATTGAATTAATAATATATAATTATAAATTTCTCAATTTGCCCTGTCACTTTTTCTCATTCTCTATGTCACTTTACAGTAGTTCTTATCAGGTTCATTCTGAATGTTTGACAATCAGTTTGGAAAATCTTCCCACTTGATTATATATGTAAGGTATACTCCCCCCATTCCCCCCGTAAGG
This window harbors:
- the dcm gene encoding DNA (cytosine-5-)-methyltransferase, with product MVQEKNKIRIVELFAGVGGFRLGFERTSDVFETVWANQWEPGRITQYAYDCYKTRFGENHNCINKNISLVKDDVPNHDLLVGGFPCQDYSVAKTGAKGINGKKGALWWDIVDIAEKKRPQYILLENVDRLLKSPAAQRGRDFGIILRGLTDLGYAIEWRVINAAEYGCAQRRRRTFIFAVHESASFYNKLLQTPKFKVLTECGFFASEFKVDKNIISENEISVCDISKKKYASLVSVSEKFNMQFCNTGICIEGKIHTIETTPIMQSPITLNDICLKFEVDARFFLNGSTEKWQYLKGSKREPRVKPNGEKYFYTEGSMAFPDHMNMPSRTMLTSESSLNRSTHVIVDYKTKKMRLLTPIECERLNGFPDDWTNTGMPEKFRYFVMGNALVVPIIERIGSNLLNIINSEKVISLPVESKVLAQV
- a CDS encoding Sau3AI family type II restriction endonuclease is translated as MQEKSYKTTTDLLTRAKEAIDIPFGSIDSTGRLATGKNKGNVGQMFEECWFGRKVNSRPEADFKELGVELKVTPFIKNKSGKKTAKERLVLNVIDYMAEVKVSFETSHFWAKNQKILLMYYEYLKDLEVKDFKVLSAILFEYPEKDLIIIKQDWQKIVQKIRDGKAHELSEGDTLYLGACRKGAGGDKDLRNQPCCDIKANQRAFCLKQSYMTYVLNNYAFGEKPEETLISDEKTLAQVGFEEYIENKLRPYYGRTQDSLIKEFNLNPKMKQVNERIVAAILGVKGSIAKTEEFIKANIAPKTIRIESNNTVKESMSFPTFKFKEIIEETWEDSYMYNLFSQTKFMFIIFKFDKTGVLIFERVMFWNMPVSDLEEVKKVWEETVKVIKDGIKITTKSGKDYNNLPGMTFNEVSHVRPHGQDKNDCYELPNGKPFTKQCFWLTNKYILKQVLN
- a CDS encoding DUF262 domain-containing protein, with the protein product MNEEYNQLSLETDEIEKQIENEEKSSPYNNEDRKLITQPYDMSVSTVVEQIKSGDIQLGPEYQRMYRWQNDKASKFIESLLLNIPIPTVFLAEEEDVTYSVIDGSKT
- a CDS encoding helix-turn-helix transcriptional regulator, whose protein sequence is MPLINMAASAGYGALIQEREMTKDFIAFAKKWLTDITVASSKHLMVFTVKGNSMAGEINDGDLIIVNDSMNDLSNDGTYVVSIDDKLYVKLLQRIPGNKVQVVSKNQEYSPFTVDLETEHFKIIGKVIWSGGKKDRY